The genomic interval GCAGCATGAAGCCCGCCAGCGTGCTCAAGCTCAAGATCGACGACATGCGCGCCGCCGGCCTGTCTGCCCGCAAGGTGGACTATCTGGTGGACCTGGCCATGCACTTCGAGGGTGGCAAGCTGCACGTGAAGGACTGGGTGGCCATGGATGATGAGGCCATCATTGCCGAGCTGGTGGCCATTCGGGGCATTGGCCGCTGGACCGCCGAGATGTTTCTCATTTTTTACATGATGCGACCCAACGTGCTGCCGCTGGACGACGTGGGGCTGATCAACGGCATCAGCCAGAATTATTTTTCAGGCGACCCCGTCAGCCGCAGCGATGCCCGCGAGGTGGCCGAGGCCTGGAAGCCCTGGTGCAGTGTGGCGACTTGGTATATTTGGCGCTCGCTCGACCCGTTGCCGGTGGCTTACTGACGCACCCTGACGCGCTTTACAAAACTGGCTAACCGTCGGTTACAGTGCGTGCCGTTCGTGGCAACTGCAACCGTCGCGATCCCCCAAGGAGAAAAACGTTGGCGAAAAAGACCTTTCTGGATTTCGAGCAGCCCATAGCCGAACTCGAATCCAAAATTGAAGAACTGCGCTACGTGCAGACCGAGAGTGCCGTCGA from Acidovorax sp. FHTAMBA carries:
- a CDS encoding DNA-3-methyladenine glycosylase 2 family protein → MAGDVASPPLELATPDYWAEACKHLVKKDRVMKRLIPQFGDAALQTRGDAFTTLARSIVGQQVSVKAAQTVWERFAALPRSMKPASVLKLKIDDMRAAGLSARKVDYLVDLAMHFEGGKLHVKDWVAMDDEAIIAELVAIRGIGRWTAEMFLIFYMMRPNVLPLDDVGLINGISQNYFSGDPVSRSDAREVAEAWKPWCSVATWYIWRSLDPLPVAY